The Peromyscus maniculatus bairdii isolate BWxNUB_F1_BW_parent chromosome 3, HU_Pman_BW_mat_3.1, whole genome shotgun sequence genome segment GTTTCCAGTTTCGTGGATGCTTCTGATGAGCTACTAATCTGACGTGCCTGGGAACTCTCTGAGACACAAGAAAGAGAGCCTGTCACCTCCCCTCACCTTACGTCCATCCACCTTCAAGATCTACTTGAGGGCTTCCCTCAGGGTTAAGTAGAGAGAAGTGGCCAACGTGTATGCCAGTCCCACAAGTCAGTCTGTCTCTTCCAGCTACACTGTTCCCCGCTGCCCACCGGCCGAAGAGGTCCTTGTCTTTGCCACTGAACCCAGTCCTGCAGACCTCCCTGGAGGATGTGGAACTCCTCTATGAGGTAAGCAGAGGGAAAGCCATCAACCCAAGTCACCCAAGAACATGCATCGTCTTTCTTTTCCTGAGAAGAGGTCTGCCTGGGCCTGTGGACTTGAATGGTCTGTGCTGTAGCAGGGAATGGCCTAGTCGCATTCCCGGAGGTGATAAAATCTGGCCTATGTCAAGGTGCGGGACTCCTGGGACCACCTCACCTTTTCCGTGTGTCCTGACAGAAATGGCAGTATTCAGAGTTCAGTCCAGGCATGACGGAAGGTGGGTTTGTCCCATCGGTGCCCCGTCACACCCAGGCACTGAGTGGAAGGTCCCAAGCAAAAGCTTCAGGTGTCACTCATCAGTAGTGTCCTGGCAAAGCCACGCTGGGACCCTGGTGTTGTCATGCCTCTGAGGCTTTGCCTGCTGTACAGAGATGCTGTCTGGCTGCCCCACTAACCCATCTAAGTTTCTAGAAGCCTGTCCTACCAGacaggcttccttcttccacttcCCCCTGCTTCCCTGGGACCCCACTCCTCTAAACCACCAGGTGAGTTTCTTGAGGTCACTGGGTTCGGGTCAGTGGGAGGAGCTTTAACTTCAAGGTCTGAACTTCAGTCCATTGGCCAAGAGTCTCTGAGCCTGATTCTCAACTGTCACATGGAGTTTAAGCATGATACCCAAAATTCCCCTCCAGCTTTGACACCTGGGACACAGTGAAGCCAGGGAGGAGATTTCAAATGCTGCCCTGGGCAGCAAACTGTCATGCATGGCCTCTACCAAACCTTAAAAATGGAAGTCACAAATCAATGGTTCAGAAAGGCAATAGTgtcacagaaggcagaggagagcagagggacaTAGGTAGTGTTACAGAAGGCggaggagagcagagggacaCAGGTAGTGTCACGGAAGGCggaggagagcagagggacaCAGGTAGTGTCACAGAAGgcggaggagagcagaaagaccACAGGTAGTGTCACGGAAGGCggaggagagcagagggacaCAGGTAGTGTCACGGAAGGCggaggagagcagagggacaCAGGTAGTGTCACGGAAGGCggaggagagcagagggacaCAGGTAGTgtcacagaaggcagaggagagcagagggagaagacACTTAGGATTCAGAGTCTTCCCATTCTTGGAGTATTTCCTAGGTTACTCGTGGAACAGGGCAGGGACGACGATGATAGAAAGAGCCCCTATTCTTGCGAGCCAGTGAAAGACGACATCTCTGTATCCCGCTACCTGCAGCACAACCCTCCGCATTCTTGAAATTCCCAACTTCGGGTTACAATCTTCTCTGTGACGGTCAGTTTATACTTCAGAAGCCCTTCGGTgggtgaaagagaaaaagagaagatggggTCGACTAACTGAATGACAGCATTATAGCTGATCCCAGGCACTAGGTCATATTTGCCTTTATTTGTCTTGTATGTTTCCCATGCTATCCCAGTGATGTAGACACTGAAACTTATCATCTTACAGAAAAGGAAGGTGAGGCCCAGAGAAGTTAAGGAGGAAGGCCAGAGCGGGGGCCCAGGTCTCTTGGATGCTAAGCTCTTTTTATGGCTACCTCCCGACATGTGAATAGTGACCCTCGCTCTGTCCTTAACAATACCTGGCTTCCTGTTTTTCCTTATCTCATCTTTCTCCACAGCTCTTGCTGGCTGAAATTGAGATCAGCCCAGACCTGAAGATCTCCATCAAGGACGAGGAGCTGGCTTCCCTGAggaaggccttgaacttccaCTCAATCTGCAACAATATAATCCCCAAGCACATCCCAGATATCCGCAGGCTGAGTGCCAACCTGGCCAACCACCCTGGAATCCTCAAGAAAGAAGACTTTGAAAGGCTAGCACTGACCCTGGCTTACTCGGCCTACAGGACAGCCTTGTCGGAAGGGCATCAGAAGGACATCTGGGCCCAGGCCCTCATTAGCCTCTTCCAG includes the following:
- the Fam180a gene encoding protein FAM180A — its product is MPWEVLMLLLLLLLSSTQATASCRWKRATLFPAAHRPKRSLSLPLNPVLQTSLEDVELLYELLLAEIEISPDLKISIKDEELASLRKALNFHSICNNIIPKHIPDIRRLSANLANHPGILKKEDFERLALTLAYSAYRTALSEGHQKDIWAQALISLFQALRHDLMRSSGPRVSS